The following coding sequences are from one Rathayibacter sp. SW19 window:
- a CDS encoding DUF2207 domain-containing protein, with product MRLRLAAAAFALVMVPLASATPASAATAAPAVAPVAAAPAPAAHLNAPTAANDFSFDSFTADYYLGRDDGRNATLRTVETLVANFPNTDQNHGIERNIPTSYNEVDLRLHVVSVTDAAGRPLHYVRSDQADAGYASLRIGDASTFVHGTQTYVITYTMRNVIRSFADTNADEFYWDTNGTAWLQPFDQVTARVHLAPGLSSELTGKQACYRGIEGSTRRCTIARSGTTITATSTNLGPSENMTVAIGFNRFTFATPPLLRDSWFFTIVPWLLVGLAALAAGWALWLRTFRWRDAPGRPTIIAEYTPPKDVYPALAAELLRLRKTGLSAQIVSFAVNKIVRIREFPMEPAQRRYQLELLKDDVSSRAGPETVILTTLFGHLTIGSTVRLDRADVTLGDRLAKHRSDQQLQVRTLKFRAKPRTKRPRLIAWSSLALMVLSFAHFILGKELNADSGWTSLALVLVLALSITAWIAAIPPFRLTATGAELRDHLRGLRLYIQLAEADRIRVLQAPGTAERIDVTDRSAVIRLYEKLLPYAMIFGLEKQWIGELEQNYAVTQEPDWYAGTGNLANIAILTSVVGSGNFATTPSASSGSGSYGGGSFSGGSGGGGFSGGGGGGGGGGGW from the coding sequence ATGCGCCTCCGTCTCGCCGCCGCTGCATTCGCGCTCGTCATGGTCCCACTTGCGAGCGCAACGCCAGCGAGCGCGGCGACGGCAGCGCCAGCGGTCGCTCCCGTGGCAGCAGCGCCGGCGCCCGCTGCTCACCTGAACGCGCCGACCGCCGCCAACGATTTCAGCTTCGACTCGTTCACGGCCGATTACTACCTCGGCCGCGATGACGGGCGCAATGCAACCCTGCGCACCGTTGAAACCCTCGTGGCCAATTTTCCGAACACCGACCAGAACCACGGCATCGAACGCAATATCCCGACCTCCTACAACGAAGTCGACTTGCGCCTTCACGTCGTCTCGGTGACAGATGCCGCCGGCCGGCCCCTGCACTACGTGCGGAGCGACCAGGCGGACGCCGGCTACGCGTCGCTGCGCATCGGCGACGCCAGCACCTTCGTGCATGGCACTCAGACGTATGTCATCACGTACACGATGCGGAACGTGATCCGCTCGTTCGCGGACACCAACGCCGACGAATTCTATTGGGACACCAACGGCACGGCCTGGCTGCAGCCATTCGACCAGGTCACCGCGCGTGTGCATCTGGCACCCGGGCTCAGTTCAGAACTCACCGGCAAACAGGCCTGCTACCGAGGAATCGAAGGCAGCACCCGCCGCTGCACGATCGCCCGAAGCGGCACGACGATTACGGCGACGAGCACCAACCTAGGGCCGTCCGAGAACATGACCGTTGCAATCGGCTTCAACCGCTTCACCTTCGCCACCCCACCGCTGCTTCGAGACAGTTGGTTCTTCACCATCGTGCCGTGGCTGCTGGTTGGTCTCGCCGCTCTCGCGGCCGGGTGGGCACTGTGGTTGCGCACCTTCCGGTGGCGGGATGCGCCGGGTCGCCCCACGATCATCGCCGAGTACACTCCGCCGAAAGATGTGTATCCCGCATTGGCGGCTGAGCTGCTGCGGCTGCGCAAGACAGGATTGTCGGCGCAAATCGTGAGCTTCGCGGTCAACAAGATCGTGCGCATCCGCGAATTTCCAATGGAGCCCGCACAGCGCCGCTACCAACTGGAATTGCTGAAGGACGACGTCAGCTCACGGGCCGGGCCGGAAACGGTCATCCTCACGACCCTGTTCGGCCACCTGACAATCGGAAGCACCGTCCGCCTCGATCGTGCCGACGTCACGCTTGGCGATCGCTTGGCCAAGCACCGGAGCGACCAACAACTCCAGGTGCGCACGCTGAAGTTTCGGGCGAAACCACGCACCAAGCGGCCGCGACTGATCGCCTGGAGTTCTTTGGCGCTGATGGTGCTGAGTTTCGCCCACTTCATCCTGGGCAAGGAGCTGAACGCCGACTCCGGATGGACATCGCTCGCCCTCGTTCTGGTGCTGGCTCTGTCGATCACCGCGTGGATTGCTGCCATCCCGCCCTTCCGGCTCACCGCGACCGGCGCCGAGTTGCGCGATCACCTCCGCGGGCTCCGGCTCTACATTCAACTGGCGGAGGCCGATCGCATCCGAGTGTTGCAAGCGCCTGGCACCGCAGAACGCATCGATGTCACCGACCGCTCGGCCGTGATTCGGCTGTACGAGAAGCTCCTGCCGTATGCCATGATCTTCGGCTTGGAGAAGCAATGGATCGGCGAGCTCGAACAGAACTATGCCGTCACGCAGGAACCGGATTGGTACGCCGGCACCGGCAATCTGGCGAACATCGCCATTCTGACCAGCGTCGTCGGCAGCGGCAATTTCGCCACCACACCGTCAGCCTCGAGCGGTTCCGGCTCATACGGCGGTGGCAGCTTCTCCGGCGGTTCCGGTGGAGGCGGATTCTCCGGCGGAGGCGGCGGAGGCGGCGGGGGCGGGGGCTGGTGA
- a CDS encoding type II toxin-antitoxin system Phd/YefM family antitoxin translates to MKTISQRELRNNSGEIMRGLARGESYRVASRGIPVGILSPSEHSALDELTLRAPKGDMVFPEGVRVSERTDDALAELRAEG, encoded by the coding sequence GTGAAGACCATCAGCCAGCGCGAACTCCGCAACAACTCGGGCGAGATCATGCGCGGACTGGCCCGTGGGGAGTCGTATCGCGTCGCGAGCAGGGGCATACCAGTCGGAATCCTCAGTCCGTCGGAGCATTCCGCACTCGACGAGTTGACGCTACGCGCGCCGAAGGGCGACATGGTTTTCCCTGAAGGCGTGCGCGTATCTGAGCGCACGGACGATGCCCTGGCAGAACTGCGCGCTGAAGGATGA
- a CDS encoding type II toxin-antitoxin system VapC family toxin: MIVAVDTSALGKLLVEEDESGPFREQLAQHAGDGDEFTISTIAVTELRRLAIRLGIDALRVEPVVRPFRTIRLTEAILQLAGRLPQAHLGTLDAIHIATALSIGAGALVSYDLRQLEAAAQEGLLTVSPGS, from the coding sequence ATGATCGTCGCGGTCGACACGTCGGCTTTGGGCAAGTTACTCGTCGAAGAGGATGAGTCGGGCCCCTTTCGCGAGCAACTCGCACAACATGCCGGCGACGGTGACGAATTCACCATCTCGACGATTGCCGTGACTGAGTTGCGCCGACTCGCAATCCGACTCGGAATCGATGCCCTACGCGTTGAGCCGGTCGTTCGGCCGTTCCGGACGATTCGCTTGACTGAGGCCATTTTGCAGCTGGCAGGCCGACTGCCGCAGGCGCATCTCGGCACGCTCGACGCGATCCACATCGCGACGGCCTTGAGCATCGGAGCGGGCGCACTCGTCAGTTACGATTTGCGGCAGTTGGAAGCGGCCGCTCAGGAAGGACTCTTAACGGTCTCGCCGGGAAGCTGA
- a CDS encoding exodeoxyribonuclease III translates to MRVATWNVNSIRARVGRVVDWLVREDVDVLGMQEIKCKPEQFPREPFEEAGYDLEIHGLNQWNGVAFASRRPMTDVETAFQGMPGFAKGQDGPDQPLEARALGVTVDGIRLWSLYVPNGRALGDPHLDYKLDWLATLAADARDWLTAAPDLPLALMGDWNVAPLDSDMGDPSFVPGESTHISPPERSAFSAFEKLGLTDVVRPLVPDGYTFWDYKQLRFPRNEGMRIDFIMGSHAFAELVSGASIHRNERKGDSPSDHVPVLVDLDTDTDTGDEEDDDRPMIFG, encoded by the coding sequence ATGCGCGTCGCTACCTGGAACGTCAACTCCATTAGAGCTCGTGTCGGCAGAGTCGTCGACTGGCTCGTCCGTGAAGATGTCGATGTGCTCGGCATGCAAGAGATCAAATGCAAGCCGGAACAATTCCCGCGCGAACCGTTCGAAGAGGCCGGGTACGACCTTGAAATCCACGGGCTGAACCAGTGGAACGGCGTCGCCTTCGCCAGCCGGCGCCCGATGACGGATGTCGAAACTGCGTTCCAGGGCATGCCCGGTTTCGCAAAGGGTCAGGACGGGCCAGACCAACCGCTCGAAGCGCGCGCGCTCGGGGTCACGGTCGACGGCATCCGCCTGTGGAGTCTGTATGTGCCGAACGGGCGCGCGCTCGGCGACCCGCATCTGGACTACAAGCTGGACTGGCTTGCCACGCTCGCAGCCGACGCGCGCGATTGGCTGACCGCGGCCCCAGACCTGCCGCTTGCGTTGATGGGTGATTGGAACGTCGCACCGCTGGATTCAGACATGGGTGACCCGAGCTTTGTGCCGGGCGAATCGACGCATATTTCGCCGCCGGAGCGCAGTGCGTTCAGCGCTTTCGAAAAGCTCGGGCTGACAGATGTCGTGCGCCCACTCGTGCCCGACGGCTACACGTTCTGGGACTACAAGCAGCTGCGCTTTCCTCGCAACGAGGGCATGCGCATCGACTTCATCATGGGATCGCACGCGTTCGCCGAATTGGTGAGCGGAGCATCCATTCATCGCAACGAACGCAAGGGCGACAGCCCGAGCGACCATGTGCCCGTGCTCGTCGACCTGGACACCGATACCGACACCGGTGACGAAGAAGACGACGACCGGCCGATGATCTTCGGCTGA
- a CDS encoding enolase C-terminal domain-like protein, which translates to MPRITSIVTEDIRFPTSLELDGSDAVNVDPDYSTAYVMIRTDAGEVGHAFVFTGGRGNEIITAAIDSFAALLIGADVDALLSDMGGASRRLVHDSQLRWLGPEKGVTQMACGALVNALWDIRARRDGKPLWLLLSELPVDELVDIVDFTHIRDALSPDAARDILVRGQAGKAERIASLKADGFPAYTTSPGWLGYSDEKLVRLSKQALADGFSMVKLKVGGDIDDDRRRMALARQAVGSLPLGIDANQRWGVSEAIDWVNRLAEFDPYWIEEPTSTDDILGFAQIHRGVAPIKVATGEAVANRIIFKQLLQAQGIDVLQLDATRVAGVNENVAILLLAAQFGVPVCPHAGGVGLCEVVQHFSFFDYAAVSGSQDGRMIEYVDHLHEHFAEPVRIVNGRYAAPALPGIGSEMLAASRERWAFPSGPGWQEVGARAAVTGAAITRDTVA; encoded by the coding sequence GTGCCACGCATAACGTCCATCGTCACCGAAGACATCCGCTTTCCCACCTCGCTCGAGCTGGACGGCTCCGACGCGGTCAACGTCGACCCCGATTACTCCACCGCCTATGTCATGATCCGAACGGATGCCGGTGAGGTCGGTCACGCCTTCGTCTTCACCGGTGGGCGCGGCAACGAGATCATCACCGCGGCGATCGATTCCTTCGCGGCGCTGCTCATCGGCGCGGATGTCGATGCTCTCCTGAGCGACATGGGCGGCGCGTCCAGGCGACTGGTGCACGACTCGCAGTTGCGCTGGCTCGGCCCGGAAAAGGGCGTCACGCAGATGGCATGCGGTGCTCTCGTCAACGCGCTGTGGGACATCCGCGCCCGCCGCGACGGCAAGCCGCTCTGGCTATTGCTGAGCGAACTGCCGGTCGACGAACTCGTCGACATCGTCGACTTCACGCACATTCGGGACGCACTCAGCCCGGATGCCGCGCGCGACATCCTCGTGCGCGGCCAGGCCGGCAAGGCCGAGCGGATCGCCTCGCTCAAGGCCGACGGCTTCCCCGCCTACACCACCTCGCCCGGCTGGCTCGGGTACAGCGACGAGAAACTGGTGCGATTGAGCAAACAGGCGCTCGCCGACGGCTTCTCGATGGTCAAACTCAAGGTTGGCGGCGACATCGATGACGACCGGCGGCGGATGGCGCTGGCTCGGCAGGCGGTCGGCTCACTGCCCCTGGGCATCGACGCCAATCAGCGCTGGGGGGTCTCAGAAGCGATCGACTGGGTCAATCGGCTGGCAGAGTTCGACCCGTACTGGATCGAGGAACCGACGAGCACCGATGACATCCTCGGTTTTGCGCAGATCCACCGTGGTGTCGCACCGATCAAGGTTGCAACGGGCGAGGCCGTCGCCAATCGGATCATCTTCAAGCAGCTGTTGCAAGCGCAGGGCATCGACGTTCTGCAGCTGGACGCCACCCGGGTGGCCGGTGTCAACGAGAATGTGGCCATCCTGCTGCTCGCCGCCCAGTTCGGTGTTCCCGTCTGCCCGCACGCCGGCGGTGTCGGGCTGTGCGAAGTGGTGCAACATTTCTCATTCTTCGACTATGCGGCCGTATCCGGAAGTCAGGATGGGCGCATGATCGAATACGTCGACCACTTGCACGAGCACTTCGCCGAGCCGGTACGCATCGTGAACGGGCGTTACGCAGCACCGGCGCTGCCCGGCATCGGATCCGAGATGCTGGCGGCATCCCGGGAGCGGTGGGCCTTCCCCTCCGGCCCGGGCTGGCAGGAGGTCGGCGCGCGGGCGGCAGTGACGGGTGCGGCGATCACGCGGGATACCGTCGCCTGA
- a CDS encoding SDR family NAD(P)-dependent oxidoreductase, with protein sequence MAEFSGLTAAVTGGASGIGLATARLLAERGATVVVLDLAPDGLPEPLVGIRADVASRPTLVAAIAEIERRFGGLDILINNAGISAIGTVEENDDDEWAHVLDINVVGMARMSAAALRLLRRSSAAAIVNVCSIAALNGLPQRAVYGASKGAVLALTFAMATDHIREGIRVNCVSPGTVSTPFVDRMLAKFDDPVAERAALDARQATGRMVSPEEVAGAIAYLASPLSASTAGSALEVDGGVHNLRLRAR encoded by the coding sequence ATGGCGGAATTCAGTGGGCTGACGGCGGCGGTCACGGGAGGAGCTTCCGGCATCGGCTTGGCTACGGCTCGGTTGCTCGCCGAGCGCGGCGCAACGGTGGTCGTACTCGACCTGGCGCCCGACGGCCTTCCCGAGCCTCTGGTGGGCATCCGAGCCGATGTCGCGTCCCGGCCCACGCTCGTCGCGGCCATCGCCGAGATCGAACGACGTTTCGGCGGCCTCGACATCCTCATCAACAACGCCGGCATCAGCGCGATCGGCACGGTCGAAGAGAATGATGACGATGAATGGGCGCACGTTCTCGACATCAACGTCGTCGGCATGGCGCGCATGAGCGCGGCGGCACTCCGCCTGCTGAGGCGCTCATCCGCGGCGGCCATCGTCAACGTCTGTTCCATCGCGGCGCTGAACGGGTTGCCGCAGCGAGCCGTCTATGGGGCATCGAAGGGCGCCGTGCTTGCGCTCACCTTCGCGATGGCGACCGATCACATTCGAGAGGGGATTCGCGTCAACTGTGTCAGCCCTGGCACCGTAAGCACTCCGTTCGTCGACCGCATGCTTGCCAAATTCGACGACCCCGTTGCCGAGCGCGCGGCACTGGACGCTCGTCAAGCGACCGGCCGCATGGTCTCTCCCGAAGAGGTGGCCGGTGCGATCGCCTACCTTGCCAGCCCACTGTCGGCATCCACTGCCGGGTCCGCCCTCGAAGTCGACGGCGGTGTGCACAACCTGCGGCTGCGAGCGCGGTGA
- a CDS encoding fumarylacetoacetate hydrolase family protein, with amino-acid sequence MAFARLGEFGSEIPVIQVDGTSYDLRSVTSRIDGGFLAGGGIEKARAALSAGSLPELAGASGLRIGAPIQSPGKIVCIGVNYANHAAESGMAVPSEPVVFMKDPSTIAGPNDTVLIPVGSVKTDWEVELGVVIGAPARYLSSPEDVDACIAGYVLSHDVSEREFQLERGGQWDKGKSCETFNPLGPVLVPANEIADPQSLGLRLWVNGELRQNGTTADMIFDVRQIIVYLSQFMVLRPGDLINTGTPAGVALGMPDQPYLRPGDVVELEVDGLGRARNTFEQAVAGA; translated from the coding sequence ATGGCATTCGCACGCCTCGGTGAGTTCGGCAGTGAGATTCCGGTCATCCAGGTGGACGGCACGAGCTACGACTTGCGCTCCGTGACTTCGCGCATCGATGGTGGCTTTCTGGCCGGCGGCGGAATCGAGAAGGCGCGCGCGGCGCTCTCGGCGGGGTCGCTGCCCGAGCTGGCTGGCGCATCCGGGTTGCGCATCGGCGCGCCGATTCAGTCGCCGGGCAAGATCGTCTGCATTGGCGTCAACTACGCCAATCATGCGGCCGAGAGTGGCATGGCCGTGCCCAGTGAGCCAGTGGTCTTCATGAAGGATCCGTCGACGATCGCAGGGCCGAACGACACCGTGCTCATTCCCGTCGGGTCGGTCAAGACCGACTGGGAGGTCGAACTCGGCGTCGTAATCGGCGCACCCGCTCGCTACCTGTCTTCGCCGGAAGATGTGGATGCCTGCATCGCTGGGTATGTGCTCTCGCACGACGTCTCGGAGCGGGAATTCCAGCTCGAACGCGGGGGCCAGTGGGACAAGGGCAAGAGTTGTGAAACGTTCAACCCGCTCGGCCCGGTGCTGGTTCCCGCAAATGAGATTGCCGATCCGCAGAGTCTCGGGTTGCGCCTGTGGGTCAATGGCGAACTGCGTCAGAATGGCACGACAGCCGACATGATCTTCGACGTGCGACAGATCATCGTGTACCTGAGCCAGTTCATGGTGCTTCGGCCCGGCGACCTGATCAACACCGGAACGCCTGCGGGTGTCGCTCTCGGCATGCCCGATCAACCATATCTGCGGCCCGGCGATGTCGTCGAGCTCGAGGTCGACGGACTCGGCCGTGCACGCAACACGTTCGAACAGGCCGTCGCGGGCGCGTGA
- a CDS encoding amidohydrolase family protein, whose amino-acid sequence MTVIDAHQHVWDPGRARYDWLTAELAPINRAIDFDELRPSLRRAGVQATVLVQAADNNDDTELMLATAAANPGVVAIVAYVPLDRPAEAATRLQELRRNPLVAGVRNLIHDIPDPDWLLRPDVDEGLGVLEDADVTFDLVSVLPRHLELVPIVAERHPRLRIVIDHLSKPPIGLHEWEPWWTLIAEAAQVPHVHAKVSGLYGATANGASWTPETIRPFFERAVEVFGAERLMYGGDWPISLRSGGYQQVWAGLNELFATLDPADRHSILGETAARFYRIPAARLAAVDILSRVDR is encoded by the coding sequence GTGACAGTCATCGATGCGCACCAGCACGTCTGGGATCCCGGCCGGGCACGGTACGACTGGCTCACTGCGGAGCTCGCACCGATCAACCGGGCGATCGATTTCGACGAACTGCGCCCGTCGCTGCGCCGCGCAGGCGTTCAAGCCACCGTGCTCGTGCAGGCGGCAGACAACAATGACGACACAGAACTGATGTTGGCAACTGCCGCAGCCAACCCCGGAGTCGTCGCGATCGTCGCGTATGTGCCGCTTGATCGCCCCGCCGAAGCTGCCACGCGGTTGCAGGAGCTGCGCCGAAACCCGCTTGTCGCGGGGGTGCGCAACCTGATTCACGACATTCCGGATCCCGATTGGCTGCTACGCCCGGATGTCGATGAAGGGCTGGGAGTGCTCGAAGACGCGGATGTGACATTCGATCTGGTCTCCGTGCTCCCTCGCCACCTGGAGTTGGTGCCGATCGTCGCTGAGCGGCATCCGCGGCTGCGAATCGTGATCGATCACCTGTCCAAACCGCCGATCGGCCTGCATGAATGGGAACCATGGTGGACCCTCATCGCCGAGGCCGCGCAGGTGCCGCATGTTCACGCGAAGGTCTCGGGCCTCTACGGCGCAACCGCGAACGGCGCCAGCTGGACGCCCGAAACCATCCGGCCGTTCTTCGAGCGGGCGGTGGAGGTTTTCGGAGCAGAACGCCTGATGTATGGCGGAGACTGGCCGATCTCACTCCGGTCAGGAGGGTATCAGCAGGTATGGGCGGGTCTGAACGAACTTTTCGCGACGCTCGACCCGGCGGACCGCCATTCCATTCTCGGCGAGACGGCGGCCCGCTTCTATCGAATCCCCGCGGCCCGGCTGGCGGCTGTCGACATCCTTTCGCGCGTTGACAGATAA
- a CDS encoding FadR/GntR family transcriptional regulator, which yields MNSKPSDHDGDAAASNARSQTDVVVEEIKRMITNGSLKAGSRLPVEKELAVSLGVSRGSLREGVRALCIMGVLETRQGDGTYVTSLEPSLLLAPMSFMVDLHSPDHGPYLQSVRRVLETEAAGLAARFIGDAAITKLGELLTSIEPMVFRSENLDHNAIMEVDIAFHRVIARASENPALEALIEALASRTIRTRMWRAISETGAVQATHAEHRAIQHALAAHDPDAARLRMGTHLLAVEEFSHQHGAQTPEVIRP from the coding sequence ATGAATAGCAAGCCTAGCGACCATGATGGTGATGCCGCAGCGAGCAACGCTCGATCGCAGACCGACGTGGTCGTCGAAGAGATCAAGCGGATGATCACGAACGGCTCGCTCAAGGCAGGCTCCCGGCTCCCGGTCGAGAAAGAGCTCGCCGTGAGCCTCGGTGTCTCCCGCGGGTCGCTACGCGAAGGCGTTCGCGCCCTCTGCATCATGGGTGTGCTCGAGACTCGCCAAGGCGACGGCACCTACGTCACCTCGCTGGAACCGAGCCTTCTGCTGGCTCCGATGAGCTTCATGGTCGACCTGCACTCCCCAGACCATGGCCCATATCTGCAATCCGTGCGGCGCGTGTTGGAGACCGAGGCCGCCGGCCTTGCGGCCCGATTCATCGGTGACGCCGCAATCACCAAACTCGGCGAGCTGCTGACCTCGATCGAACCGATGGTGTTCCGCAGCGAAAACCTCGATCACAACGCGATCATGGAGGTCGATATCGCCTTCCACCGGGTTATTGCGCGTGCCTCGGAGAATCCCGCGCTGGAAGCCCTGATCGAAGCTCTTGCCAGCCGCACGATCCGCACGCGCATGTGGCGTGCGATCAGTGAAACCGGTGCCGTGCAGGCCACACACGCCGAGCACCGTGCGATCCAGCACGCGCTTGCCGCGCACGATCCGGATGCTGCCCGGTTGCGCATGGGCACTCACCTTCTGGCGGTTGAGGAGTTCTCTCACCAGCACGGCGCTCAGACACCCGAAGTGATCAGGCCCTGA
- a CDS encoding aldo/keto reductase — translation MRKNMLRNGLRLSALGLGVAQFGNLYRKTTEEEAAGAFDAAWEGGIRYFDTAPHYGLGLSERRIGALLLQKPREQFVLSTKVGRLLEPNPGGENERDDDMFDVPATHRRRWDFSADGVRRSIEESLHRLGLDRIDIAYLHDPDDFGEQAINEAIPALIELREQGVISAVGAGMNQSALPAEFIRRTDIDVIMLAGRFTLLEQGALAELLPLAEQEHVGIVIAGVYNSGLLATARPNARSTYNYAAAPTELIRRATAIADACQRHGVDLPSAALAYVSRHPAVVSVVVGARTRDQVRGNLDRFATVVPDELWRDLESQGLITSGV, via the coding sequence ATGCGTAAAAACATGCTGAGGAACGGACTTCGACTGTCTGCGCTCGGGCTCGGTGTCGCCCAGTTCGGCAACCTGTATCGCAAGACCACCGAAGAGGAAGCGGCCGGAGCGTTCGACGCTGCCTGGGAGGGCGGCATCCGCTACTTCGACACGGCGCCGCACTACGGCCTTGGCCTGTCTGAGCGACGTATCGGCGCGCTGTTGCTGCAGAAGCCCCGCGAGCAGTTCGTGCTTTCCACGAAAGTCGGTCGACTGCTCGAGCCGAATCCTGGTGGTGAGAACGAACGCGACGACGACATGTTCGATGTGCCAGCCACGCATCGGCGCAGGTGGGACTTCAGCGCCGATGGCGTCCGGCGCTCGATCGAGGAGAGTCTGCACCGACTCGGCTTGGACCGCATCGACATCGCCTACCTGCACGACCCGGACGATTTCGGCGAGCAGGCCATCAACGAGGCCATCCCGGCGCTCATCGAACTGCGCGAGCAAGGCGTGATCAGTGCCGTCGGCGCGGGGATGAACCAGTCCGCGTTGCCAGCCGAGTTCATTCGGCGCACCGACATCGACGTGATCATGCTTGCGGGCCGCTTCACGCTTCTCGAGCAGGGAGCTCTCGCCGAGCTGCTTCCACTTGCTGAGCAGGAGCATGTCGGGATCGTCATCGCAGGGGTCTACAACTCGGGACTGCTCGCAACCGCGCGCCCGAACGCCCGCTCCACCTACAATTACGCTGCGGCACCCACCGAACTGATCAGGCGTGCGACGGCCATTGCAGATGCGTGTCAGCGGCACGGCGTCGACCTGCCGTCAGCGGCGCTCGCCTACGTGTCCAGGCATCCTGCCGTTGTATCGGTTGTCGTCGGCGCTCGCACGCGAGATCAGGTGCGCGGCAATCTCGATCGGTTCGCGACTGTTGTACCGGATGAGCTGTGGCGCGACCTTGAGTCTCAGGGCCTGATCACTTCGGGTGTCTGA
- a CDS encoding alpha/beta fold hydrolase yields the protein MPHVDVPGARLYYETDGHASAPALLLLHASIANLRMWDPLISTLAVDHYVVRYDARGFGQSATENLPYRDREDARHVLDHLGVEQAVVVGASRGGRIGIDLAVETPERVAGLVTIGAGPSGFPDLELTDEEDAFVDRLDAAFQAQDWPALNRLDVELWCLGVNRQADVLDPDFVRTAYELNRPNLAHCTEAPIAEPLEPPAYDRVVDIQVPALVTVGEFDLSEALTKQAYLLNTIPDAAGYIFSDTAHIPSVENPSEFLEVLTAWLERNGL from the coding sequence ATGCCACACGTCGACGTGCCGGGCGCACGACTGTACTACGAGACAGACGGGCATGCGTCCGCCCCCGCCCTGTTGTTGTTGCACGCCAGCATCGCAAACCTGCGGATGTGGGACCCGTTGATCTCGACCCTCGCCGTCGATCACTACGTCGTTCGTTACGACGCACGCGGTTTCGGCCAGAGCGCAACGGAAAACTTGCCGTACCGCGACCGTGAGGATGCTCGGCACGTCCTTGACCACCTGGGTGTTGAGCAGGCCGTCGTGGTCGGAGCTTCGCGCGGCGGTCGGATCGGCATCGACCTTGCGGTTGAGACACCGGAGCGCGTGGCCGGGTTGGTGACGATCGGCGCCGGGCCGAGCGGCTTTCCCGACCTGGAACTCACCGACGAAGAGGATGCGTTCGTCGACCGCCTCGACGCCGCGTTCCAGGCGCAAGACTGGCCGGCACTCAACAGACTCGACGTCGAACTCTGGTGCCTCGGCGTGAACCGTCAGGCGGATGTCCTCGATCCCGACTTCGTGCGGACGGCGTACGAGTTGAACCGGCCCAACCTCGCGCATTGCACCGAGGCGCCGATCGCGGAGCCACTCGAACCGCCGGCCTACGATCGCGTGGTCGATATTCAGGTGCCCGCACTCGTCACAGTTGGTGAGTTCGACCTCTCGGAAGCGTTGACCAAGCAGGCGTACCTGCTCAACACCATTCCGGATGCCGCCGGCTACATTTTCAGCGACACCGCCCACATTCCGAGCGTGGAGAACCCATCGGAGTTCCTCGAAGTGCTGACCGCGTGGCTTGAGCGCAACGGCCTGTAG